AGAGACGCTAGCAGTCCTGTGAGGCTGTCCTAGAGAACAGCAGGGAGATGGATGCTAACTTCcccatgctaacatgctaacaatgCTAGTATTTAGCAGGTAAAGTTCACCAACCTTCTTaggttagcatgttagcatgctaacgttcgCTAATTAATAGCAAACACAAAGTGGAGCTGAGGCCGAAGGTCATTTGTTTGGCAAAGATGGTAGCCTATCAATAAAAGCCTTGGACAAAGTCCACTGTGGACCTGGTGGTGGCGCTGCAACCAAAGCCAAAGGTCATGTTCCTGGTCCgtatttcacacaaaaaactaaaatagcGATCCTGTGGTGCTAGAGGGAAAGGTCAGGGGATCCCTGAGTTCAGTGGACtactggggaccatgaatgtaaaaaaataagagTACATTTGTACGTTATTGTAATATCAACTGTTCTGAAGGGTTAGGAATGGCAATGTTGGTTGGCAGTCGACTCAACAAATATTTGATGGCTTTCCATGCCATTTAAGAATTCATTTGATGcgtttaatggttttatgtgaagcactttgaattgcctttgGTTGACATGTgccatataaataaacttgccttaaccacagaaatgtataataaacagcaatcaaacaaaaagaacaagacagACTGACATCAGAAATATACAGGCATTTAtttacaaacactttttttttttttatgcatttgcATAGACacttccaaaataaaagttatAAGATATTAAAGTAAACAGATGCAGGGAATATCATTTCACGCTGCATTATTTAGCACAATGAAAAGTCCACTTGTCAGGATCAAGCTGTAGTCTTTCATCAGTATcatgtaaatatacataaataagatCTGCTTGGACTTCATTTCCAACGGGTGGAATCGTTCCACTTTGCCAAGCAGCCACCGGAATCAGTTTGCATAATTACactcatcttcttcatcatcatcgtcatcatcgacTGTCATTACCGACATCAAAAGGAATCTTtggttttctcttttcatttatttatcagaaGCAGTGTTTTGGCGACACAGCCCTCTGAAGGTTTACCTGAAAACTGTACTGAATAgtaaggagagaaaaaaaatacacacatggaATCATTTCActgcattattgttattatttcctcttcataAATGTTCTGAAATAGATTTAGCATGTTATTTTACATTACGTAGgaatgtatgtacatgtgtatattatgTAAATAGGGGTATCTTCTTCAAACTAGAAGTGGATGAGAGATGATTTTCTGCAGTTGTGGTATATTTTCACTTTGCTCTACTTATTCatgtaaatgttatttaataGGTTTGTTCTGCTTTAGTTATCAGTGTTGCCGTGGAGTGTTTAGAGGAGGCGTTGTGAGGATCCACCGGTCGCCATCAGGGCCTCCTGCTGCCCGGTCAAATGGTGCATCCATCGTCATCCTGTTGGGGGCCacgaaaaaataaaagaacccCGAGATCCCCACAGCAGGAAGTCTGACAGGCCGGCCTCATGCCTTCAGCTCCGTCCCTCTgacgccatggcaacgcactacatccatccatctctacatcccaacacatttgttttctcaacGCAGCggcgataaaaaaaaagaaagtctgctCACGCAATTAAACACCTTCCTCTTTTGCATCTTACAAAATATCGTTTCGACATCTTTGTTGTGTCGTGAACGACGAAACGGAAAACGGACGAGGTATTACAAAAGACTTGCAAAAATATATCTCTAGTGGTTAGAAACATGTGGGACTTGGCTTTATGTGACATTAGCATGACATTGCATAATAAATTAAATCCCAACAGCATGTTCAAATATCTGAAACCAAACGTTCTCCGTTCACAGCTGTACAGTGAGGCCAAAAGAACCTCTCTAGACGGCTGCACACGGTTTCTTTTTGCGTGAATGTGGGTCTACGTTCATTTGGCGTCAGGGCGTGGTCACACATGAGGCGATATTCAAAGCTGTACGTGGGCGGAGCCAACTGGGGCCAAGCGCGCACGTTGAGGCTGCGATGGCGCTGAAGTTGAAAGTGGAGATGCAAATTTTGCGCACGTGCGACCGCGTCCTTTCGCGCTGCTGGCGAACATTTAGGAAGCGGGCAAAGAGCGCGTTTTCTTCAGTGTGATTTTGAATGTGCAATATACTATTCTACAGCTGGAAGTACACAGATGTGCACGTGCATGATCACAGAGAGGAACCGGTGTGTACTGGTGCGTCCTGGTGCGTCCTGGTGCGCACCCACATGACCGAGCTCGGGCCAGTAATGTTTGGCGAGCCGGAGTCAAAGAGGAAGATGTACTCGTCGGATCCTCCGTGGTTTGGTAAAGCTGTGGCGGCGGAGTTTGAAATACGGGGTGGTTACAGCACGTGGGCGGGTCGCTAGCTGGAGGGTCATTCAGGAGAGCCGTCTCCGTGTTAGAATTTCTCCCCGGGGATGACTGTTTTGAAGGGGTGGTCCCAGAACGTGGAGGTTATTCCGAAACCTGGAAAGGGATTACGTTGACACTTTTAGATGGATCAGACAAAAACAGAAGCGGCGTGGAGCATCAAATCGAAcagttaacccccccccctggtcTCACAGGCTTCTGGCGCTCACCTGCCCTCTGGTGCTCAAAGTGGTGTTTGACGTGGTAGGCCTTCAGGCCGTACATGTACGAGCCCCTCTTGGGCGAACCGTAGTGCAGGTAGTAGTGGATCATGTCGTACACGACGTAGCCACACAGGCCTCCGACGAACACGGACGTCCCGAGGATCTCAGGGAGCgtcctgcagaggaggagatagaAGCTTCCCACCACCAGGGAGGCCAGGCCGGGGGGGAAGACCAGCCGGGAGCCGTCGAACGGAGACTGTGGAGACAAGACATCACACACGGGGTGAAGCAACATCAATGTCAAGTATAGCTATTGATAACATTCAGAACACAAAAGGAAAACTATGTGGAGTAGGGAGACAGACATATATGAAACAAGCTTAAGACGAGCTAACGGTTCAACCCGTTTCCTGCCCGCGCCCCTCAGTGTTTGTACCTTGTGGTGCTGTCCGTGCAGGAGGAAGTGGATCATGATGAGGTAGTAGTTGTGGCCCGGCGGTTTCATGTGGAAGACAAAACGGTGGATGCAGTACTCGATGAACGACCACAAGAACCAGCCCAGCAGAAAGAGCGGCGGGAAGAAGTACTTGTGGATCGGGACTGAGATGCCtgggaacacacgcacacacacacacacacacacacttttgtgttCATTACCAGCGTTATCAGCATGCATTGTATGTTTGTTCaggcactttgtgtgtgttgtgtgtgtgtgtgtgtgtgtgtgtgtgtgtgtgtgtgtgtgtgtgtgtgtgtgtgtgtgtgtgtgtgtgtgtgtgtgtgtgtgtgtgagtgagtgtgttacCTGATGTGAGGTCGAGCCTTGTGGTGCCCTTAGCCAGGGTGGTGTAGCAGTGCCAACTGACATAAAACACAATAGGAAGCCACACCACTGGTACCCAGTACCTGTAGCGAGAGAGAGCAGAAAGCAATATGGTCGATCTCTCCTTCTTTATGGAAGAAGCCACgtttggttttggtttttctctaacatatcatatcatatcacatCGAGGGTGATGCAGCCTCCTGGTCAGAGGAGCTTGAAAACGAATGTACCGTAGAGGATGAACTAGGACTATGGTGAATTCCGCTTGTTTGGGAGCGACTGTATTACTGTAGCTCAAAAGTATCGGTGCCGGTGCATCTTTGAACTGATCTGTATCggccatgttgtgtttttacacgCTGAGCTTTCATGCAAGTCGGTGGACGGGGCCCCGCCCCGCAGCAAAGCGCCACAGACTATAAACTGCAGCAAAAGGCAATATGAGActgtttatttgttatttacatAATTGATGAGCACTTCTAAAATCCGTGCACTCTGAGTCGGCCGTGCGCTTTACAGTCATCTATTCATAGATGACGGACATTTATTTCTTAATCGGGCTATTAGATTGTCAAGGAGTGAAGTGTATTTGGAGTTTGCACTGTGCAGCTGTACTATTGACAAAAATAGAAGTATCTATACATAGAATTATGCCTATATATTTCTGATatcaagtatatatatatatatatatttaaaattggGCGATTTTATGAAagattttcacaaaaaaatataacataatataatatacataatcattatattactgtatgtatatttgtataatacattttttagaTGTTATGTAATATAACTTACCAGGAAGTCTTGGTGCTGGCCTCCAGCAACGGGTTTCCAAACAGTCTGATTGGTCTGTCGACGGGCTGATGAACCCACGCGTCATACTTCTCTCCCAGGTGGCCGACCTGCCATGCCAGCGGCTTCCGCCAGTCCACCAAATCCTGTGTGAAAACAACCGACAACGGCTTCTGTACAGGGGAACGCGCCTGCGCTGTGGAGAAGCTTCCGGCAGGTGGCAGCAGAGAGTTAGAAAACGGATGAACCGCTCTGGTCAAACCTGCTTGtatgtctgtgttgtgtttgagccagtaataataaataaataaaatttcTGAATCACAAAACCAGAGAATAAgctacttttatttttacatgagGCATGCAGATCGAGATGAACAATGAagactattgttttttttatatccaaaGGACAGATGAGTACAGTGACCATTGGGGAAGAGATCACATTAAACCAGAGAGTCGACACTTTAGGCATCATATGATCCCAAATGTTGCACTtctaaaaaaagtgtttgttatatattattttggGATATGATGATTAATGGTGTCTCTCTTATGATACCAATTGGAGGACATCCGTATCAGGCACAGACGGACAATATCACCGAGATAGAAGAGCTGATAATAGTCTTTCCAGGTgataacgcccccccccctaTTTAAACCCAAAGAAACCCTTAGATGTTCTCTCAACGTGGCCCACAGCTCCACTTCCACAGCCAGCCTCACGGCGACAGTTCAGCGTGCCGTGGCCGGTCAGCTCGCCGACAGTCGTTGCATCTGTCATTTATTACCTCGGGACGAACTGATGGCCCCATGTTTCTGCTTGTACTGATAGCGAGTAATGGCGGGCAGTAAATGATTAGATGCCTTCAGGTGCGATATTGCAACATTGGAGATTTTTTAACCAATAATTATCAGCAATGTAAGTGCAGGCTGGTTAGttcagaaaatgacatcacCTTTAGTGTAATCACTATCACTTAAGTCATATAGCAATAAATAGTTAAGACAAAAAACTATAGGGTTACAGCAGAAATTAAAGGAGCATTACacacaacagctgcaccgaAATCAGCTGTTTATTCCAAGAAAGAAGTGAAATCGGGATGAAGATATGCAGACTTGTGACAAGGGTCGGTACTTCCCCCGGACAAGTGATGGTAGCTTGTAGCTCTAGATCTAATTCTCTCTGGCCTTAAAACTCTATATTCAGGGCTTTTCCCAGTTTGCCTCTGCATTGCAGCCAGAACACAACAAATGCCTCTCATGTATCTTCCACACGGGTTTGATTGTTGGAATCAAACCCGTGACGGTTTAAGTCTCAGTGACATCTGAACTGGGGCCTCGAGCGGCCGTGTCACTGGAACCATCTGGACTTGCTGCGGAGGCGGAAAATGCTGCGAAGGGCTAAAGAGGTCCCGAAGGCCCGCTCGAGGTCTGGGCCGCGCTTCAGCTCGACGCGCTGATGCCCGGCGACGGAGTGAGGGAGACGGACAGGGTCCAATCTGTCACCGCGATGTCCTGCGCAAGGACCTGGTGCTGATGGACGGTATCGGGTAAAGACTCTCAAAGTGAGGGTTCGTGCTCTTGTCCGGCAGTGTGAGAACGACAGAGTCCTAACAAACAGGGACGGGGTTGGGACGAGGCAGGGAGAATAACCCCATGACTGTTCACTCTTAGTCTACAACCCCatgaccagcacacacacacacatacacatacacacacacacacaccttgtccAGGTCCACGGAGCTGCAGCGGTTGTAATCGGCATTCTCGTCCGTCGTCTCGTCTCCCGTCTCACTggctttcctcctctctctcagagtCTGAAGGAAAAACGagacaaaaatgaaatacaatggACGTGATTGACAGCGAGACGGTCGACTCGTGGTCAGAGCTGGGACGAGCCCCTTTTCTCTCCAACCTGGTTAAAACacggacctgtgtgtgtgtgtgtgtgtgtgtgtgtgtgtgtgtgtgtgtgtgtgtttggggggggttCGGTTGCATAGGTGCCGAGTCATAGTGGGGGTGCAAGATCAGTGCGGGCGTGGCAGGAAATGAACAGTGAGAGATGAACCAGTTCTTTTCCAGAGGGACAGCCCTCTCGTCACCACGTCGTACATTTACAAAGGTTAAGGTGTGACATGTGCACCTCAACACTTAACATTTACGATCCTCAATCTTTGAACCTTTTGAgccgacaaaaaaaacacctggaGCTGCCGTTGTTTCCACAGCTAGATGTGCAAAACACGGCGCAATCATCAATCATTGATGCGACTGCGCTGCACGCTTTTCAAGATGTGAGCCGAATATGagacctgggccctatttctcgtacgcggctcaactaagtcgatcaaatgtccttttagccagcttaaatcaacacgatgattgacatcaggctatgccggtttctcaaaggctgatccgcgctcaaaccatctcgttaatttgaaccacacttcagttcacaggatagttgcgcatgcccgtccgacttcaaaagggagaagcgtcgatcacagaaaacatgattttctaacagcacaaaggcaaataaactcaaaggaagagcctcttttttctccactgaggagcaggagatgatcatgaacgcatatgaggaattccagaccataatcatggctcTAACActgtgagggctagacaagaagcatggcaacatatcggacaagttaaatgtgtaatgctgcgttcacacgaatagtcacaacgctttactcgccggactatttgtggtttattcattcaattcacTCGCGCTGgtgagggggcgtggcttatctccatggaaacagttataacttccaccatggaagaaaaaaacactatttctgctttatacttgttgtggaaatcccacaaacctcggaacatctaatgccctcgtttttgggttcataacattaatatcatatatatatttaaacataacatcactcgtaggctcacacagctcggtgactacgtctaaataaatggatgaaaatcctctttattcgcatccatttgtctgtgcattgacttttaTGGAATCTACTCAGAAAGCTTttagtgtgaacgcagcataagtgttgggaaaatgtatcggctaattttaagtgcctcattcattaaatgtgcctgctggcagtcggcttaatggcatgcatcatccaatgagatctaaaataactatctctactctttcagaacaagtagataatatatatatgtatattcatgtatgtggagatgaccatatagaacttttattgcatttacacagacatggccagggaacgtaatgaacacaacCATGAGTTTCTTAAGCgctaaataaattattatatatcccAGCTAACcgcgttagccaggtacgagaaatagggcccaggttgttgtggttgttgttgttggtgttgatgGCTGCGGTCGGAAGGAAAAAAGACCGGAAAGTGTGGGCCGTGAAGTGTCAGCCGTGGAGGCAGCGGCCCGGTCACCTCTCCATCACGAAAGCCAAACCTTTCCACGGACTTCCCCCCATGAAACTGAAGCGGCAGTAGCTTCATTTGAATTAAACATCAGTGGTCGAGGAAGCGGCAGCTGTTGCGGCCTCACACGCGTGCGTGTTGGAGGAGACGTGAGTGTTATGAATGCAGAATGGAAATTAATAAGCGCACTGACAGACGGCCGAGATGTGGATCGTGCTGCAGGGGAAGTTTGATAAGTGGACATTTATGCACTTCTTCCCACGAAACTTGGTTTGGCGCTGGAATCCGTTCGGACCGACCTTTGACCCGTGTGAAGGAGCCACTTGAAACCATCTTATATTCCACCATTAATGCTGAATTAGAAACGGATTCTGGTCGGAGGGAGAAACACACCAACTATTATAGCAGTTTGAAAGACTTGGGTAGCAGCAGGTTGTCGGAAATGCGCAAATATCCCAGCGCTGACCTTTTCAAGAAGGTGGTTGAAGGAATGAAAGAGGGAGGCACAGTTAATATTACCGGAATATTAGTGGAATATCCATTCTCCTCAGCCGTGTAAACAGCCTCGTAGGAATATTGTCGTATTCGTCGTAAGTCGGTGAAATGCTGCTGCTGACGAAGAGACCGAGCTCGTCgtggtcttcctcttcctctgactgGCTGTCAGTCAAGTGCAATATTCATCAGCTGGTTggttttcagacacacacacgtacataaaacacaacacacaccctTACTCCCAGGTCCCCCGTGGTTTGTTACTTACATCACCGTTGTAATATAACACCTATGGAGGcaacataacccccccccccccagccccacAATTATCACACTGtacaaaaaacagacacaaagggACCAATAAGCTGTCTCACCCTTCTTGGAAGACCAATACATCTGATGTTGTAACTCACTCGGGCGTCTAGTAATATGAGATCAATACTTTACTTGAAACCTGTTTTGCGATCCATAACCCCCGGGCCTTGCACACAATAATAACACTGTGATGTCGATCGTGAAACTGTACCTGGCGATACAGACCGATACCGAAAAACAATCACACAGGGCGGCACGGCAGACTCTTTTGGCACACAGctaccgacacacacacacacgcatgcacacacacacacactcacacacacacacactgaaccagGCACGGCGATAGCTTTGGGTTGGCGACAGTAATAAGCGAACACACCCTCTGTATCAGCAGCGACTCAAAGGGTTATTAATAAGCTCATCCCACTTTATACATACGAGGACAGGCTTCACAAAAGGTCGACACATTGCAGGTGCGCTGCGGCAATGCTTCACTGTGCATCAACATTGCCCTTGTTTCAATTATACTCAAAATACGTGCAATCCTCCATGTGCTTCATTTGACATTACAACAGAAATGAGAAGTGATCCGCATCAGTATTGATAATTCATTCAAGTTATAACTTATTGTTGGTGATAATATTTGGAGGAAAGCTCCAGTTTGGCTTGAAAGTGATCAACAATGtctctgcttcctctttctttcttttttttctccttttaaaaaaaaaaaatgttattttctcGTAGGCTTCTATACAATCGGACCCCTTTTTGcgaccagatgagtcgccccctgctggtcaagGAGAATGCACGTTAAAAGGCACTTCTGCGAGTCTATGTATGAGACATTCAACGCTCGAGGGAAACCTGTGCTTCcttattttcaaaatgtgaagGTTTAAACAGGGCTAAATGTTAACTCAACCCGTTGTAATATTCCCATCATGAGATAACACACAGGCACAGGTTAAAAACATcaccactgcacacacacacacacatacatgcacacaaaaaggAAAGGTAGAAAGAGGTGCTGGTGAGCTTTCCGAGCAAGTTGTTTTACATATTATTTTTGACAGATTCTTTGACCTTAGTGGTTGAAAAGTAACAAAGCTCATGAGGGGAATTCAGCGAGAGTACACAGTGTTCACTAAGGTGATAAAACTACCCGTGCCTACAAGGATACAGTTGCAGCGATCATCGCCTGCTCAAGTGCAGGCTTTGATTTATATTTGGCTAGTTTCACATTTAAGCTCAATCTTTAACCAATGTTTAATGTGGCAGGTTGACAAAAGTTCAAAGTTTCTCTACGTGTGCGATATCTGAGGGAAGTACAAGAAAAGCCAGGTGCAGTGATTTACAACATGCCTAAATATATGGCAATTGAGTTTTATTGGAATGGAACAACAGTTCTGCCATTTAcctgaaacaaagaaacaaagaccaCATCTTTGATGACAAAGTTATAGTTTCTAATGATCCCAGGCCTGTGTGGGAAGAgatcctcttttcttttgaagttGGACATTGGGACAACATGTGTCCACCATACTCTAGAAACCTCAAATTGATTTGTTTACCTTCAGCTTCAATTCTTTTTAGTCTTCCACCATGAAAA
Above is a genomic segment from Cyclopterus lumpus isolate fCycLum1 chromosome 6, fCycLum1.pri, whole genome shotgun sequence containing:
- the fa2h gene encoding fatty acid 2-hydroxylase, translated to MSASPRFFTEREAALHSTKDSCWVLLGNRVYDVTSFLRTHPGGEALILGRSGGDVRREMEGPPHRHSENARRWMEQYYIGELEGDSGTDEAQTLRERRKASETGDETTDENADYNRCSSVDLDKDLVDWRKPLAWQVGHLGEKYDAWVHQPVDRPIRLFGNPLLEASTKTSWYWVPVVWLPIVFYVSWHCYTTLAKGTTRLDLTSGISVPIHKYFFPPLFLLGWFLWSFIEYCIHRFVFHMKPPGHNYYLIMIHFLLHGQHHKSPFDGSRLVFPPGLASLVVGSFYLLLCRTLPEILGTSVFVGGLCGYVVYDMIHYYLHYGSPKRGSYMYGLKAYHVKHHFEHQRAGFGITSTFWDHPFKTVIPGEKF